In Bradyrhizobium sp. 200, the sequence TCTATACGGATTGGGGATGGAAAAACTTCCAGGCATGGATCCACGCTGGTTTCGACAATTTCCTCTGCACTCCGAACGGACGCGTGCATCGTCTTCTCACCCGTCTCGCGGTCGAGAATCTGTTTCACCCGTTTCAGCCGTTTATCTTCGGTCAAAAATCGCTCGCGCCAAAAATGTCGTTGCTGCACAAGATTCCATTGGTCTTCTATGGCGAGAACGAAGCCGAATACGGCAATCCGATTTCGGACACGCAATCGGCGCGGCGGGACTGGTCTTATTTTGCCGCTCAGGACAAGTCGAAAATCTATCTAGGCGGCACATCCATCGCCGACCTGCAAGATCAATTCGGTGTCGATCCAAGCGAGTTGCAGCCATACCTGCCGGCGAATCCGGAAGAGATCGAACGGCAGAAGACCGAAGTGCATTATCTGGGCTACTATTTGAAGTGGCATCCGCAGAGCTGCTACTATTACGCGGTCGAACACGGAGGTTTCCAGGCCTCGCCGGAGCGCACTGCGGGTACATACAGCAAATACAACAGCATCGATGATCGCATCGATGATTTTCACTACTATACGACGTTCATCAAGTTTGGCATCGGCCGCGCCACCTACGATGCTGCCCAGGAAATCCGCTCGCGCGATATCACCCGCGAAGAAGGCGTCAGTCTGGCGCGTCGCTTTGATGGGGAGTTTCCTGAACGTTTCGCGGAGGAGATCTTTCGCTACCTTAGCATTCCCGAGAACGAGTTTCCGGAAGCGTCGAAGATGTTCGAACAGCCGATCATGGACCGAAGATATTTCGATAATCTGACAGATTCGTTCAGGTCACCGCACCTGTGGAAGTATGAAAAGGGTCAATGGTCTCTGCGCAAAACCGTCTGGGATGAGGGCTGAGGCGTGACGAACGTACGCCTCATTGCGAGGCTCGATATCAAGGGGCCAAATCTCATCAAGGGAATTCATCTTGAGGGGTTGCGGGTCATCGGCGATCCGCAGCAATTTGCGCGCCGCTATTACGAACAGGGGGCGGACGAGCTCATCTATATCGATATTGTCGCCAGCCTTTATGGACGGAACAACCTTGCGGACATCGTCCGGCACGCGGCGCATGACGTATTCGTGCCAATGACGGTTGGCGGCGGCATTCGCAGTACGGATGATGTGGGCGACCTCCTCCGTGCAGGCGCTGACAAGGT encodes:
- a CDS encoding N-acetyl sugar amidotransferase; protein product: MDRYPRHRDIELTPFLQEKPNYARYGLPVQACFCKSCVISNQRPNSAVEYEHTAESKKKTINFDDEGVCDACRMADQKIKTIDWEARERQLRELCDRYRKNDGTYDCILPGSGGKDSFYAAHILKTKYNMHPLTVTWAPHIYTDWGWKNFQAWIHAGFDNFLCTPNGRVHRLLTRLAVENLFHPFQPFIFGQKSLAPKMSLLHKIPLVFYGENEAEYGNPISDTQSARRDWSYFAAQDKSKIYLGGTSIADLQDQFGVDPSELQPYLPANPEEIERQKTEVHYLGYYLKWHPQSCYYYAVEHGGFQASPERTAGTYSKYNSIDDRIDDFHYYTTFIKFGIGRATYDAAQEIRSRDITREEGVSLARRFDGEFPERFAEEIFRYLSIPENEFPEASKMFEQPIMDRRYFDNLTDSFRSPHLWKYEKGQWSLRKTVWDEG